Within Candidatus Obscuribacterales bacterium, the genomic segment AGCGATACCCAGGTGGGATGGTGCATCGAAATCTTGCTCTATTTTGGGCTAAGAGCTGAAAAAACCTAGTAAATCCGCAGAAAATCTTCACTGTTCGTCAATATGTTTATGAACATGTTCGTCAACAATAAAAGACAAGCAAGATTGATAAGACCTCGACGCCTGTGCTCCTACCCTTTAGCCCATCCCCCTTACCGCCTATTTCTGCTGCCTGGTTAGCGCGGCCCTCCACAGCGATCGCCGTAGACCTGCTCGGCTGTACCCTCGTGCGCCAGTTTGAGGATGGTTCCACCCTACGTAGCCTAATCGTGGAAACCGAAGCCTATGCTCCCGATGATCCGGCCTGCCACGCCTACCGCCGCCGTACGCCGCGCAATGCCGTCATGTTTGGGCCAGCAGGCTATAGCTATGTATACCTGATTTACGGTATGTACCATTGCTTAAATGTGGTCACTGATGCGGAAGATGTGCCCAGCGCAGTATTGATTCGGGCCGTGCAGTTGCAGCAAGAACCCCCAGGCGATCGCTCCCCCCAACCCCTCACACGTCTTGGCGCGGGCCCCGGCAAACTGTGTCGTGCCCTGCAGATCGATCGTTCCCACTCAGGACAACCCTTCATGCCAGGGCAACCGCTTTGGCTAGAACAGCGATCGCCTAGCCTGAATCAACAGATATCCACAGGAGCGATCGCCCTACACCAAACCACACGCATTGGCTTGACCCAAGGAGCCGATAGTCCTTGGCGCTGGTATATTCGCGACTCGGCAGCCGTGTCGAAGCGCTAGGGCCAAGCCGTATCTTGAACCTTCACCCTATTTCTCGTCTAAGAACATCACGTTGGGCCGAGGTTGCCACCACATTCTAGTTATCCTCCT encodes:
- a CDS encoding DNA-3-methyladenine glycosylase, whose translation is MLLPFSPSPLPPISAAWLARPSTAIAVDLLGCTLVRQFEDGSTLRSLIVETEAYAPDDPACHAYRRRTPRNAVMFGPAGYSYVYLIYGMYHCLNVVTDAEDVPSAVLIRAVQLQQEPPGDRSPQPLTRLGAGPGKLCRALQIDRSHSGQPFMPGQPLWLEQRSPSLNQQISTGAIALHQTTRIGLTQGADSPWRWYIRDSAAVSKR